The sequence CCATTCCTCATATCTGCGGGTAAGCTTCCAGAGATTCCCTCTCCAGGAAGGCAATTCTTTGCGCAGCCTTTCCCGGGTCTTGTTCTTTAAACCAGGCTCATGGAATTTTTCCAGGTAACTGCTGATTTGCCCTCTGGTTTGCTGGGTGTTTTCCCTGGCCGACAATTCGATCCCCTCGCGGAACAGTTCGTAATTTACCTTCTCATCCAGGATCTGCGTCCGGCATTGCTCCCGGTCGCGGTCCGCCTGCCGGGAAGTCTTCAAGGCGATCGCCAGGTAGCTCAGACAACCCATGACGAGGGACTTCATCTTATACAGCAAAATCTCCCCCAATTCCTCTTCCCGATTCAAGGAAAGGGGTTGTAAGACTTCCTTTTCCAGCGTTTGCTTCCACCGTTCCGTCTCCTGGCGGGTGGAATAAAGAAAGATGGGGAATTGCTCCTGGAATTCTCGTTGGAGCGCTGAACGAAAAAAATGGACGACTTCTTCCTGTTGCTCCGGGGTGAGCAAGTCGGCCTTGGTAAGCAAAAGAACAATTTTGGGTGTATGCTGCCGCAATTCCCGCAGAAGTTGCATATCATTCTCGGCCAGGGGCCGATCCGCACTGATGGCAAGCACCGCTGTTCCCACCTCCGGGAGCCAGTTTTCAGAGGTTTTGATGTGATCTTTATATACGCTCCCCAGGCCGGGGGTATCCACCAGCCGCAGCCCAACGTACTTTGAAAGGGACGGAAGTTCAAGATCAACTACTTCAACATGCTTGTGATTGCCGGAATTTTGGGCCTCGGAGATAAATTCACCAATGGCGGAGATATCCGTTTCGGTATGTCGTCCGTCAACATGACGGATGATGGCCCTTTCCTCTTCCCCATATTGCAGACGGGTAATCGCTGTCGTAACGGGAATGACCCCTACGGGAAGGACGAGCTTCCCGATCAGGCTGTTGAGGAATGAACTTTTTCCGGCCTTGAATTGTCCGAGCACGGCCACATCAATCAGTTCATTTTGGTCGAGCAGATTCCGGCAGGCTTCGATCTGGCGGTTGAGAGAAATGATATGAAGCTGATTGCATATCTCCTGAATGCGGTTCAGGAAAGGCTCAAAGTTATCCGAAAGGCGATCGAGGTTTGCGTCTCTTGGTGCCAAGCCCATAAAAAAACTCCTTCAGGTTTCCCCTGCAGGAGTCTGATCTTTTCGCTTTACTCCCGACGGGGGGACATTTCCCTATCCAGGAGTTATCAGCCTGAGCGGCGGTTATCGGGTGAACTCCATCACCTCTCAAATATGTTTGTCCCTAATACATTGAGCGGATTATTGTCAAGCTGATTTTCCCCTTCATTACTATACTTGCCACAACGCTGAAAGTGCAAGAGACACAGCGTTGCCTTTAATGAGAGGGCATATCATAATCATATCATTTGAGTCGAGTAACCAGTTTCTCCAGATACATATTGGTGTTTGTTTCCTCTGTTTACCGCCAGGTTTCTCGACGGTGCCATAATATTTCAACCATGTATCCGCTGGCCAAAACATCTACATGACAGATTCTCTATAACATACCTATTGAGGGGATCACATTATTGATAACGGTTTGAAATCCAGCATCTTCGTCGAGGATGACGATTTGAGGGGTTCAGGAAGTTAGGCTCAACCCCGATCTTACCCCCCAAAATGCCACACTTCATCTGGTACTCAGCAATACACCTTGATCAATAAAATAGCTACTTGTATTCGAAGCCGAGAAAATTAAAGGACTTCCCGTGTCGCCCGGCTTTCGTTAATTGTCTCGATGTTCTGGAAGGGCAGAACAATCCGCTCCACTTTCGTTTGACCCTGCCAGTAAAGGC is a genomic window of Deltaproteobacteria bacterium containing:
- a CDS encoding dynamin family protein gives rise to the protein MGLAPRDANLDRLSDNFEPFLNRIQEICNQLHIISLNRQIEACRNLLDQNELIDVAVLGQFKAGKSSFLNSLIGKLVLPVGVIPVTTAITRLQYGEEERAIIRHVDGRHTETDISAIGEFISEAQNSGNHKHVEVVDLELPSLSKYVGLRLVDTPGLGSVYKDHIKTSENWLPEVGTAVLAISADRPLAENDMQLLRELRQHTPKIVLLLTKADLLTPEQQEEVVHFFRSALQREFQEQFPIFLYSTRQETERWKQTLEKEVLQPLSLNREEELGEILLYKMKSLVMGCLSYLAIALKTSRQADRDREQCRTQILDEKVNYELFREGIELSARENTQQTRGQISSYLEKFHEPGLKNKTRERLRKELPSWRGNLWKLTRRYEEWLRETLAGELDHISRTERERFLGTLKKTHTSFSRSLEVFRSLLNQNLEKTLGLRLAEVDWKIDVAEPQHPDVRTVRTFDQHFDLIWFLIPMPVFRPLVERHFLNQIPREVMVNLSRLAAQWEKLINRAINEMKDQTLKYVRDELATIESLLSRSHDQTEELKRAIEELEEQLEQMAMSNRHNTAVNRVHGEGCEVRDEEYC